ggtaaggataggagattaaaataaaactaaggctaaaaatatcaataaaactgagtagataaatacaataaataaatgagtgaataaataaataaataaaaatagaataagataactgttaaaattactaaaataataaagcgacacttaaatcaatattacagtaaaaggtaaataATAcgattgttaaaccctacataaaagccagactgcataaatacattttttttacgtttaaaagtttccatatctctatcagctcctctcagatcctctaaAAGCAGCCACTTTCCTATTATGACACTATGGTTTATGATTTATGTGGTAGTTTTAGAAGTCTTGTTTACAAGCACAGCACTGATAAAATCAGAATTCCCAATAAGTAATACATTGTTAtattgatagatagatatgtGAATAGCAAATATATCATTGTTTGTGTCTTAAAGGTTTCTGAAGCCGTTTTAAATCATCCAATATTTAGGTAATTAATCTTAAACCACTGTAGATCTCACAGGATTTCACAGTTTTTACAGTAAAAATGGGAATTATGTCTGTGGACAGAACTTCTGGGGTTGCTATACTCTGTATGTGATGGGTCATGAATTAATGTTATCTGTTTAAGAAGTAGTTTTTGTTGGTTTAGTTCCTCTTGATACATTTTTCACAGTCACTTACTGGACGAGAAGCCCTCGTAACTGCAGTTGGACCTCCGCCCGCTGTGACTATACGCCTCCATTGTGACGGTGTAGTTGGTGCCACAGGTGATGCATCCCATGAGGCAGTGTGAGTCCTGGGTGTGGCAACGGGCGTGGCCACGTGGTGATGTCAGAGAGGTGATGAACGAATGTGCCCCTTTGGCGTGAGACCAGGAGACGTTGGACATGGCCTGAGTCACCTGATCCACGGTGAGACTCAGCGGGCAGCAGGGCTCTGTGAAGGAAGAGGAAACATTTGGGTGCTGGAAGCAtctaactgttaatgttttaatgtttctgttgcttattatttcatttgatgCATGGATTAATTTTAACAAAAAACCCTACACAGATCAGTCATAGTTTTAATGTCAAtattttacaagaaaaacttCAGGGATTGGTATGTGTTGTGAGCATTAAAGCTGTGATAAGTAAAGATATTGTGAACATACAATTGAAACAAACATGGGGAGAGTATCAATTTATCAGTAAATTAAAGCGTATACCAATAATTTtcgaaacaaatgttatcttaagacgctttacaaacattgCAGGTCTAGACCCTACTGtgataaattattaacaaagacccaacatcaagacaggataagatccagtccaatctcacatacagtatctcatcttaatccaccatgagcagaacacttgtggcaaggacaaacttcctttaccaggcagaaacctccagcaggatcagactcatgttagaaagcCATCTGTCTAGAGCAATCTCAACACCTCTGCAGGGATTTTCTCGAAAGCTTGATATAAATAATGTAAGTGTgagacttcatattttaagtaGATCCTCTGTTAAATCATGATGCAGGACTTTGTGCAATTAGATTATGGGACAGTTTAGATCTGCTCCTACAGAAGCTAAAAGATAAACCATCCTGATCAGTGTTGCAAGGCATAAAAAACTTCTTCTAAAGGGCAATCATCATCCTGAAATTCTGCCATCATTTGCATTTTTGGTTTTGATACAAACTGTTCCTTAAGTTACTTTTGACTTTACTTGTGTTGCTCACCTGAGAAGCAGAGCTCCATTAATCACTTACCTGTCTCCAGAGAGTCAGAGAAGCTGGGTAAACTCTGGCCCGCGGCGTTGGCTGCTACGACACTGACTTCGTAGGTGGAGCCGCAGGGAagatcagtgatgtcacagctGTTTCCACTGGTGGTGCAGTTGTGTCTGTCGCCATTTCCCATGGCGCTCACTGTGTAAGTGGCGGCTCTGTTGTTTGCCGTCCAGCTCACACTGACACATGAGGAGTTCTTAGGATTCAGCACCAGATTTGTGGGTGTGCAGGGAGCTGAtaaggatggaggagagagggaattAAAAGTTGACTTTGTTTACGGAGTATTTCTTTACCTTCAGGGTCCTGACTAAACATTTTGATTAAGCTACAGGAGATACTGTAAAATGTTTGTCTTGCAATCGTAACTCCCTGCTGGATTCATTTATATCCCTTATATGAAAATGTTATACCTGTGTCTTTGGTGTGAGTCTTGCATGCACGGTTGCACCCGCTGATGTCATTACAGGGTGTCACCACCACGCTGTAGGAGCGGTCACAGCTGAGGTCGGAGAGGGCGCACACAGGTGCCGTGTCGTTACACAGGATGATCTCTGAACTGTCCACAGCCCGGGTCTCGTACAGCTCCGCCCCACGTGAGGCCTTCCACATGATCTCCAGAGTGTCAGTGCTCACCACAGAGACAGTTACATCCTCTGGACAACAGGgcactgacaaacaaaacaaaggtaaacacacaaacatacacaacatCCATAATGACTCTTATCTCAGGTGCTACTCACCGGTGGTGTGGTTGAAGATCTCTCCTTCAGGACTGCTGCCTGCCTGGTTGAATGCAAACGTGGACATCAGGTATGTGTAGCCACACTGGCAGTGGAAGGTGCAgttggtggaggtggtggtgttGCAGGTCTCCTCCTTGCCGTCTCCTCGCTTGATAAAGGCCTGGTAGCTGTCAGCGTACGCCACACTGTCCCACGTCAGTGTGCAGTTTTCTTCTGGTGACTCTATGAGAGCCAGTGACTCTGGAGGGCAGGGGTCTGATGGAGGAGCACAGGGAGGTCAGTCCCACTCATATACTCTTTAACATGTTCTTGAATGGTTCGGTTTTCTCTCTCCTGGAAGCGTTTTTGTCCTTTACAAAGACGCTTTCCtctttgtataatttatttgtCTGTACAGTATGTCTCCATgcctttatgtttgtgtgtacaagCTAACACTAACTAACTGCCTCTAGATGGAGCTGTTTAGTTGATTGATAATGTTTCAAAGATGTTTGATCATTGTACTTTTTAAGTTTGTAGTCgaaacatgtcaaggtaaaCAGGAAAAATCACTGGTCTAATTACAAGAACTGTCTAATATTTGCCAACCCTGTTTGATCCTGATTACATCAGGAAAAGAAAactctttaaactttaaactgcattaaagtgtgtgtgaatcTCATGTAGACAAACTCCCATCCACTCACAGGTGATGAACATGGTGGGGTAAGTTGGGAACCCGGGCCCGGCCTCATTTGAAGGAGTGACCTGAATACTGTGCACCTCTCCACAGCTCACTGGTGACAGGACGCAGGAGCTGGACGTGCTGTTACACTCCAGGTTCTGGTCGCTCATCACGTTGTACTCAATGGATCCATGAACCTCTTGATCCAGCTCCCAGGACACAGTGAGTCCAGCCACTCCATTACTCATCACCATGGAGACGTTGACAGAAGATGGTGTTGGAGGGCCTGTTGAGACCCGACAAGAATACATAAAGACGCTCCCAATGATGCATCAAAtataagaaaacaatcaaaacatgCATAGAAACATTGACGATTTTACACATAAGAGGCTGTAGCAAATCTAAAGTGATGTATCATGTCcatgaaaaacataaataatgatCTTTTAAAGGAAGGACTATGTACTCCTTTATCTGAATTGGAAGATGCTTTTCTGTTCTCATATTTCTTTGCTTTTATATTACCCCGTCATTTAAGTAGCAAATCGATAATTATAGCATCATTGCTTTATAGTGGTGTATGTATTTTGCAGAAAATTAAGTATatccttgtaaaaaaaaaaaaaatggtccaGTCAACATGTTGATATCAGCAAATTCTTGCTTAATTATTCAGTGTCTATTCTAGTGAAACCATTTGGGGGCGCCAAAGTTGAGTAAAAGGTTTCAACactatttttttaatccttttagTCTGATGCTTTAAAGCTCATGGGATACTTGACATGATGAGAAAAATGACTTTGGAATAAGTAATTTCACTACATCCTAGTGCCTCATAACTAAAGGTCATGTTTTAGTTCTCCTCCATTAATAACAGTCACCAAGATTGGGGCTGTTTGGAAAATAAAGCTATCAGGGAAAATACAGCGATCTGTTCCTTACGTGTTGTCTGGTTGATGTACAGACTTCCCTCTCCCCGTCGGCCCTCCATGTCCCAGGCGAAACCTCTGATGATGTAAAGCGAGCCAGCGTCCAGGCCAGTGATGGTCAAACTGGTGCTGGAGGTGTTGTGCTTCATGTCGCTGTTGGAGCCAAACTTATACACAGTCAGAGAGTACCGAACGGCATGAGCGACGGGGGACCAGGACACAGTGATACTGTCATTGCTGGGAGAGGAGGCagacagctgaggaggaggtAAAACTGGGGAGAAGAGGAAAGTTTGACAATTTGTAACTTGGCTTTGAGAAGTGCTCGACAAATAAAGTCCATTATTATTACAGGTTTTACAAGGGAGAAATATGAGGGACTGAGAATGTGACAGCTGAATCATTCTCATACAAGAAGAGTGTGCGGTTGAGCAAGTAGTCGGTTTATGCTCGAGTCCAAATGGAATTGTATGGTCTTTCAAACTCTGAATGTTGAGTTAGCAAATGTTTTTGCGACTGTAACAGTGTCCTGGATGTATTAGTGTTGGTGTATGTAAGaattaattcaattttattGACACTGTCAAGCCATATTTGGTTTAACTCAGCTCATGCCCAAACTTGAAAAAGGGCAGGTTCACTTTAAAGAACTAACAGGACGACTCACTcttatttttccatttattcATAGTTCAACTGTTTGATCACACCTGATGGAGAGGAACCAAATGTGTAACTTTGCTCCTAGTATTTGCTTTTCCTTACTTTGAGTGACTTTGATGCTGAAATGATAATGCTgcctttttctatttttgactAAACCAACTTGAATTTGTATCCAACCCATATTTTtgtaaattataataaaatcaggGGAGAATAATGTCAAACAGtaaacaaaacatgttgaaaCTTTTGTCTCACATGTTGTTTTTGGCTCATGTGGATCAGATTTTTCCCCCTGGGCGGAAATGAAGGTGAGAGGGAACATGGATGTTCTCTGGAAGAGGTCAGCTCATTGTGTTTGACAAAGAAGGGTCAGGTACAGTTACCACCCATACAGAAATGGCCCTGAGGGGTCACTGGTGCATCTACatgctaaacacacacaattacTAAAACTGGGTTTGTCTGACTGTGATGTGTTGTATACATTCAGTCATAGTTCTGTAAATAATGGCTCCGCTGTGGGACAATGAGGAGGATCAAGTGACCTCTGCAGGGCATGGGGGCTGATGAGGAAAAAGCTTAGTGTTTCTCAGTGAACATATGACTCCTTTTGGCTTATATACCAGCCTTAAGATGTTATTTAAGAGTTGTTTTTTGATGCATACCAGCTGTGGAAGTGAAACATGTTACAATGGATTAAAGATAGTAAGGCAAACAACAATACCTGTCTTTGCGGTCACCGGACTAGACGGCTGGCTGCGGCCTCCTGCGTTCACAGCCATGATGCTGAGAGTGTACTCGGTGTACGGAGTGAGGTTTTGAATCTCAGTGGGGGACGAGGACACAGTGTCCTCTCTGTTGAAACCATTGTTGTTCTGGATTCGAATGACGTAACTAGTCGCCCCAGTCTTCAAGCTGAACTCGACCATCAAAGTCTTGCTGTCCTTCGGCTTCACGGTTTGGATAGGATCCATCATCTCAGGGGCTGAAATGATTACACTCAGTTATGCCCAGAGATAGCATCCAAGAAAAGGATGGATCTCCTAACATGCACATATGGGATGTTAGGAGATCCAGCTTAATGCTTTACCTCAAACCCTCAGAGAATTAGAAAGATGAAACAATGCCTATAATACGGACTTAATTCTGATTTGCATTGTGGATTAAATTTGAAATATGCTAAGTCATCTATTAACAATTATATTAAATTCACATCATGGTATCTATAAGATCTTTTAATACAACATAAAAACTCTactttaaactgaaaaatattaaatcaaataatagaCAAACACAATCAAATCCAGAATACATAGAAAACAGCTTTCTGTAAGAGtgaaattaaacaacaacataaaactAAATAATATGTTTCAATATAGCAGAGAGCAATATGTTTTACAGGTGTAGACAGAAGTGTACCTTACCTGTTGAAGACTCTATGGCTGCAGAACTCAGCGTTCCTTGGGAGTTATCCAGAGCATCCACTGTGAATGTGTACAAGATGTTTGGAGACAGAGAGTTGATGGAGCCCATCACTGTGTTCGGACCAAACGTAGCAAAAGCAATGGGGTTGCTTGGTGAGCTTTGTGGGGCGACGGTGATCTTGTATGAGGTGGCTCCTTCGTACCTGGTCCATCTGAGAATCATGGTCTTGGATGTCGCTGTGAATACGGTAACCTGGACCCCTGAGGAAAGACATGTGTAATAATTAATGATGTTGACTCCTTCATTTTTATATTCTAATTGCTCTTTATTGTGGACTATTTGGTAGAAGAGATAATACAGTACCTGATGAGGCTGCAGCCTGGAAATGTTTAAAAGAagacatgaattaaaataagataaatacaagtTATTACCAACAAGATCCTTGTTAtacaattagaaaaaaatagattcaaatattttattactgtacctttaaacataTGCCCATCAGGGCACAAATCACCAGCCACTTCATTGCACCTACTTCTGAAAACACTCCTTTTACTGTTTCTCTGACTTGGTGAAATTCTTCCCTCTTctcttgttttactttttcttaaACACGTCAGGTCTCTGTGCTGGCTGAAATACCTGCATGTAGCCCCTCCCACTGAGAATTTCCTGTCAGAGCAAAGCTGAGAGAAGCACCCTCGGGAAAGGTGCAGATTGAGTACGAGAAGGACACAACTTTGTAGCTACCGGCATGACATTTTATACACAAGGATGTAGTGAAGATAAGTATGTGACCTGGATAGGATGTTGGAATCAGATCTCCCTTTGCTTAAGGCCAAAAAAAACCTGTCCCTTTTACAATAAGGTgggaaaatgaatgaatgtaatttctaaatgtatatttagtttttgttgataAGAGATATGAATATATTAtcaatttgtttcatttaatttgacCTATAACTCACTGACTGAATaagtcaaatttaaaacaaacaaaagtgggcttttgtattttcaaaatatgttGAATAACTCCGAATCTTGATTAAGTAGACCAGGAGTTCCGAAattgtgggtcgggaccccctgttgggtcgcgagacacaaatgaggggtCGTAAGAAATATtcgaatgttttttttttttaaagttatctgaaaatagtttattttatccattatattaaaaaaatatatcgacaaaaatagtagctaaacttgaaataaaacctcgaaaacagaaaatgtaatgatttttctgcctttctttgttgcctgatgactcctaagtttaaagttagtgaacagttaattatcaaaagcatcagtagcagtaggttcattcgtaacagcaaaggaaaaacagccacatgctcatataggtaggttaattttcagcagaccagctaaatgaagacacattaaatcacttggaGGGACATTGGgagtcacgagtctttggcactgatattttgggggtcacgggttgaaacgtttgggaacccctgaagtAGACTGATTCGGAAGAATGACATATTATTCAATGTTTGTCATTTGATATTTGCTTTCTCATAGTTTTCCTTTCTAAAtcaaaggttaaataaaaaaataaatgtgaccTAAATTCAAATATTCTGAGCAGCCTCATAAAAGTTTGACTCGATGGTTTGACTACAAATCTCTGTGACTGACCTATCGTGAGTATTTTGATATCTGTTAACTTTTTTAGCAGTCCCGTTAACGTTAGATCACTTCTCaactttacacaaacacattcagaaaAAGCTGACTGTGGAGCATGAGTGCTAAAAGAAATAACATTTGAACTTGAATTTTAAATGCGGTTAAAAACTACAATAACGCCCCGTCGCACACTTGGTGATGCAAATGACGTCACAACCCACGCACATTGGACAGGAAGAGGcgtaaaggaagaaaaaaaaaaaacaagatggcaaCGGGCTCAGATCACGGGCTACAAAGAATAGTTTGGAAAAGTAAGTTCACGCAGTTAGAAAGTGTTTAGTTTATATGTACGACACGTTGGTTCATATGAAGTCTTCATAACCTGAAGGACTTTTATCTGCGTGCTTAAAGTATCATCTGTTTTTGGCTTTGAGGCTTTGCATCCGGAGATGGCTCTAAACGTCAAGTTTCATTCTGCTGTTTATCTCAGCTCAATTTTACTAACAGCGGTTTGCTATAATAGAAATGTccttgtgttaaaaaataatgcttttttgttttaaagacttACCAGACCAATGTAGAGAGGCTGCTTTCTTACTCTCGTTGAGCCCCACCTCAAACTAAAGTTGCCAACTTCAACATTAGCACAACACTGTTGGAGGAGCAGCTAATGACAGCTGCACACAAACTAATGTCATCTTTTCAAACATGTCTTTATAGAAGTCTGGTTCCTCTGTGAGCTGTGTAACCCTCCTCGGTTAGAGTTAAGTCTGAGAACGAGACTGCATTGCTGGCTGTGCTAGTCAGGCTGTAAATCAATACAAGGAGAGACTTCAGCTGCATTGATGTTTACTCTTCTGTTTGTTCTATGTGATCAGACTTGTGTGCATTGTAAAACCACACTCACCTGCATGTTTTAATGTGGTGAATATACAATGCAAATCCAATTTAATGTCCATCTACTCTCAAGTTTTTGAACCCAGCTCTGGACTGGGTTGTTGAGTTGAAGCTCAGCAGCAGGAAACTATTCAATAAGTTGTATTTTGACATTAATGAGGGTGAATTTAATCTAATTGATTAGTGATTTATGATATCACAATGTGACCATTCATTATGATATTAATAGATTATCACAGTTGTTGTTCATTTGTCTATTAATTAATAAGTTGACAGAAGAAAACAGCAGATTTTTTCAATAACTGATACTGATTGCTTGAGTCATTTTTCAAAGCAGATATTCTTTAATGATAATAAGTGTATTTGGGTTTAAGACATTTGATTGGTCTAAAGAAAACATATGAGGATGTTGCTTCAGGCTCTATGGACAGAAAATAATTCTTACTACCAATAATGGttgtttatttactgttttgtatttttttatgacCTAGCTGCAGCCAAAACAGTGAAATCATAACATGAAGCCGTTCCCTCTGGTTTACAGTCAGTGTTGTTTCTAGTGTGTTATAATCTGTGTATGACCCACAGTGTGAGCTAACCACAACACTCAGGTGATCATGCACAGGTCTGCTTCCTGTCTCCAGAGTCTGAACCCAATATGAGAAAGCAGCGTTCTACTTTTATGCTATACAAAGTTTCAGAAACTGTCCACTGAAACTCTCAGTTGTGTTAAAACAAGGCTGAAGACTCACTTGTATACAGCtgtcatttttttatacagCTCAACACTGCACTgtgatctttatttaaaaaaacatcttgggacggctgtggctcagtgggtaggcagttcgatcccagctccggcagtcacatgccgaagtgtccttaagcaagacactgaaccccaaattgctccctctgttgtttagaggtgtgtgaatgtgaacgaatgagattacactgatggtcccttactgtagcagcctctaccatcaatgagtgaatgggtgaatgtgacgagtagtgtaaaagcgcattgagtggtcagaaagactagaaaaagtGCTCTATAAGTACAAGTCTATTTACCATTTCCCTTTACCATCTTGTTATATCTCAACCGTCTGCTTTtgcttttaaatttgtttttgctttgatttttaataGATTGATTTAATCGTTTTTAAATGTCCTCTTGATGTATATTTCTTCTGACCGTTGTCATGATGTGTTGATGTTGCGTGTGAAGCTCTAGAAATAAACTTGCCTTTCCTTTCCTCGCCTTGTGTCTCTTGCAGAAATAAGAGACACAATCATCGCAGACTGCAGAAAATCTGAAGTATGGAAGGTAAGACAGTTCTCTATGTTGTCATACCGAGGCCTCAATTtgtatttgcaaaaacagaagaCCTAGTTTCAACAGATTTTACTCCAAATTCATTCCACTTGTGATTCAAAAGAAAATTATGATTTTATGTGCACTGTTTTATCCTCCTCACAGATATTAATTCTGGACCCCTTCACCACCAAGCTCCTCTCATCATGCTGCAAAATGTCCGACCTACTGGCAGAGAAAATTACAAGTAATCTCTCTACTAAATCCCAAGACCTAACTCACATTCGTCAATAAGTAAATGTCTACAGCTACTTTTTAAACCATGTCTTTTACTCCTTTAGTTGTGGAGGACCTTTTCAAAAGCAGAGAGCCTGTACAAGAGATGAAGGCAATCTACTTCATGTCCCCGACTGCAAAGGTTTGCTTTGTAACCCTTTATCCAAACTACCTCTTTGGTTTCAGGTTATTCTGCCAAAGTCTGTTTTGATATCCTAAAATTGTTTCATTTCAGTGTGTGGAGGCTTTTATTGCTGACTTCAAGACCAAACCCAAATACAAAGCAGCATATGTTTATTTCACCGACTGTAAGTAGAAGATAAATCGCTCTTATATCCAGATtcaccatttttttttgtgtgtgtgatattaAAAACGTAAATCTTTTTGTGTCCACAGACTGTCCAGATGACCTGTTCAACAAAATGAAGCTGAACTGTGCAAAGTACATACGAGTCTGTAAGGAGATAAACATGTCCTTCATGCCACAAGAGGCacaagtgagtgtgtgcagagtgtgctCT
The genomic region above belongs to Notolabrus celidotus isolate fNotCel1 chromosome 2, fNotCel1.pri, whole genome shotgun sequence and contains:
- the LOC117826335 gene encoding fibronectin type III domain-containing protein 7-like isoform X2, producing the protein MILRWTRYEGATSYKITVAPQSSPSNPIAFATFGPNTVMGSINSLSPNILYTFTVDALDNSQGTLSSAAIESSTAPEMMDPIQTVKPKDSKTLMVEFSLKTGATSYVIRIQNNNGFNREDTVSSSPTEIQNLTPYTEYTLSIMAVNAGGRSQPSSPVTAKTVLPPPQLSASSPSNDSITVSWSPVAHAVRYSLTVYKFGSNSDMKHNTSSTSLTITGLDAGSLYIIRGFAWDMEGRRGEGSLYINQTTRPPTPSSVNVSMVMSNGVAGLTVSWELDQEVHGSIEYNVMSDQNLECNSTSSSCVLSPVSCGEVHSIQVTPSNEAGPGFPTYPTMFITYPCPPESLALIESPEENCTLTWDSVAYADSYQAFIKRGDGKEETCNTTTSTNCTFHCQCGYTYLMSTFAFNQAGSSPEGEIFNHTTVPCCPEDVTVSVVSTDTLEIMWKASRGAELYETRAVDSSEIILCNDTAPVCALSDLSCDRSYSVVVTPCNDISGCNRACKTHTKDTAPCTPTNLVLNPKNSSCVSVSWTANNRAATYTVSAMGNGDRHNCTTSGNSCDITDLPCGSTYEVSVVAANAAGQSLPSFSDSLETEPCCPLSLTVDQVTQAMSNVSWSHAKGAHSFITSLTSPRGHARCHTQDSHCLMGCITCGTNYTVTMEAYSHSGRRSNCSYEGFSSSACCPSGVRLYKTAGNSVRVHWRNAGSHSYVTEMTSTDNNYNCTASPGENSCDISDIQCGGVYDVVVAPLTAEGSKVMFCPKRLYWVTCSGNNISTVIYRGKRSLD
- the LOC117826335 gene encoding fibronectin type III domain-containing protein 7-like isoform X1 gives rise to the protein MKWLVICALMGICLKAAASSGVQVTVFTATSKTMILRWTRYEGATSYKITVAPQSSPSNPIAFATFGPNTVMGSINSLSPNILYTFTVDALDNSQGTLSSAAIESSTAPEMMDPIQTVKPKDSKTLMVEFSLKTGATSYVIRIQNNNGFNREDTVSSSPTEIQNLTPYTEYTLSIMAVNAGGRSQPSSPVTAKTVLPPPQLSASSPSNDSITVSWSPVAHAVRYSLTVYKFGSNSDMKHNTSSTSLTITGLDAGSLYIIRGFAWDMEGRRGEGSLYINQTTRPPTPSSVNVSMVMSNGVAGLTVSWELDQEVHGSIEYNVMSDQNLECNSTSSSCVLSPVSCGEVHSIQVTPSNEAGPGFPTYPTMFITYPCPPESLALIESPEENCTLTWDSVAYADSYQAFIKRGDGKEETCNTTTSTNCTFHCQCGYTYLMSTFAFNQAGSSPEGEIFNHTTVPCCPEDVTVSVVSTDTLEIMWKASRGAELYETRAVDSSEIILCNDTAPVCALSDLSCDRSYSVVVTPCNDISGCNRACKTHTKDTAPCTPTNLVLNPKNSSCVSVSWTANNRAATYTVSAMGNGDRHNCTTSGNSCDITDLPCGSTYEVSVVAANAAGQSLPSFSDSLETEPCCPLSLTVDQVTQAMSNVSWSHAKGAHSFITSLTSPRGHARCHTQDSHCLMGCITCGTNYTVTMEAYSHSGRRSNCSYEGFSSSACCPSGVRLYKTAGNSVRVHWRNAGSHSYVTEMTSTDNNYNCTASPGENSCDISDIQCGGVYDVVVAPLTAEGSKVMFCPKRLYWVTCSGNNISTVIYRGKRSLD